In a single window of the Daphnia carinata strain CSIRO-1 chromosome 4, CSIRO_AGI_Dcar_HiC_V3, whole genome shotgun sequence genome:
- the LOC130695026 gene encoding uncharacterized protein LOC130695026 isoform X2 has translation MTGKKAIDSDVTKMVVMGGRYEMGDFYDCRNDRIVTGGKCWDSEEIAGAMWSDNRFTLKLKSPESGSTSNKWQNMGLKEHSQASFMAGLIENDRGAAKYLIDRDGFSEASQVFICRAKSRKLRLDYQTLISQDVPCLQDFGEEKNSKMNPTHVVVGVTYGAEAYCVLTLESDENVRKDTEEYLSKIASKMEEALDHYLELGDFKEQFDKKDKIQLSRVKCRLYADFQTPALRECGVFEAYKQCFKLIQKVQSTDATNNESIPIAIFLCPLKAIMGNVDGKRFEYHDVDPELVARCGRIWNELDRICAKSAAFRVVNKRADKASFLQFEEGIAKYKALVEKSLKNGVTKARETGQQDEIEKVINIAEKHSIFSPSRLEEWLQYQQAECEMYEKIGSMTNIVCLSSNELEMELKNSIDAEYALVLGVPLLNERMNSTLSAMKNYVASEFMPIREYSNGDADCDGSVDFWNGIQRKQKHVFAKIREFTQHVEKNKHLEDTVQFLIELGQSAEEFRCRYSVYENECLLNGNLNKLPGSPTGLRIRAPKTRTVRKTGSTYPIDLEWDYEDLGFPCYFLVEYRLDGNKDEDWTQRKTAKSGETQLAITYKSGSAMTIRVAADTCIGRSEFSQVVDTITMRELDEDEEAITEKGILDSEADTSVTANDHAEMDRVSQAEPAATNVLTSQQPIENQNTEPILQPTSRVFTCDTSREGWKAPDSTSMAKHEETLLRMDSDEDEEDLEKGDDGEELQEEEKTRTKAIEQFVTEMVVLESGFQVGDLYDYCSDRILTGSRKYVESSKIGSGIKVANNFSLEFECCDSSSMSNKVENMGLDEHFQASYMAGLIEKPRSSSKYLSNCCSSSQAAQVLKFRVKSKVVRLDLQNLAIQDVAHLNDLSEKRNSSKWKTNPTHIVVSVTYGAEAYCVLTYGLKDAETDDDSREEAEQCLSQIANKMRDALDEKQNLSEFKQQFDVKERTQLAGIKCNLYTDLQTTIVKDCSVFDAYKNCLKFIQQVEKTGIGNNKSIPIAVSLCPLQAIMGQAEEDQFKYHDVDPELINRCVSIWDELDKICATSVAIRGVQKKVGNTSLRQFEEAVGKYKSFMQTSLKNRLRKARETGQQSEIEKVANIVENHVIFKPSHLERWLLCKKEEFNLHEKISKMAKNVRLTSEKQLEKEIGKAYETKYAMVLSLPSLDERTNTILQAMNEYTDSYNTLVANDDGDNETNDDEEEESNMPWNQQKQKYVLSKVREFAEHVEKNKHLENKVQFFVTFCETGKAEAGCSYSVYDTSSLQKDNMSQLPEPPTGLRIYVPKTSNPARKNIALAWDYADLGFPCHFLVEYRSCDGNDEPWTQKRTTTQGEKQVTIPYKTESAIEFRVAADTCIGRSEFSQVFNNEAASDADDDEEANLDTISMYSEEGTINVRQRSELNRTAASLQTNRSSTQNVRPVLKPPTDVEVETVTPSTAELGWTGTRNKGVSYRVRYWQYGQDESQASELQIADGETGCRLERLQPETTYCVNIVAVSNGGQEMSEPSETVNLMTVQEHVRFAETMAKRFKPIGVRNGIELLPVPLAKSTRSNSIVERFVFGKEGGGAKSVLQKTILVMGATGAGKTTLINGMINYIFNVEWQDPYRFQLIGEQLVGNSQSQSQTSGITAYDIYHAEGFRIDYSLTIVDTPGYGDTKGLDRDKEITEMIRKFFEDKNGIQNVDIIGFVAQASLPRLTPTQMYIFDSVLSIFGNDVKENIDFLLTFADGQSPPILTAIKQAELPYPKEPDTEMPRHHKFNNSGFFCSNRESGSDASSTSDKFNNFFWRMGMDNFKRFFATLASMKSKSLSLTKQVLEERRRLEATVQGLQPLIKHGLTKMEEMRKTKQIIANSQAQIDANQNVTIEVEVNEAVEVKYTDGCLTNCNKCHYTCHIPCYLGNTDKKLNCAAMDHSMPEANRSCTVCPQKCIWNLHENQPYKWEYEKRKKTTTSDAIKAKYEAELKKKLTATQLVEVLEKDVKKNDEIMLQRVDTVTRCIRRLDEIALRPNPFSTPQYIDLIIDAEQNEKRQGYKERIESLKKLRHMAVVTTKIKNKENLISPDGRDDYEAQADNDEEGGNDTLALQSAQTDKSPLQKFAKFLPFRK, from the exons ATGACGGGCAAGAAAGCGATCGATAGTGACGTCACTAAGATGGTCGTCATGGGAGGCCGTTACGAAATGGGAGACTTTTACGACTGCCGAAACGACCGCATAGTAACAG GTGGGAAATGCTGGGATTCGGAAGAAATAGCGGGAGCTATGTGGAGCGACAATCGATTTactttgaaattaaaaagCCCTGAATCGGGCTCTACCAGCAACAAGTGGCAAAACATGGGACTTAAAGAGCATTCGCAGGCCAGCTTCATGGCCGGTCTGATTGAAAATGATCGCGGAGCTGCAAAGTACCTGATTGATCGAGACGGTTTTTCAGAAGCTAGTCAAGTCTTCATTTGCCGAGCCAAGTCAAGAAAATTGCGGCTGGACTACCAGACTCTTATCAGCCAAGACGTTCCGTGTCTGCAGGATttcggagaagaaaaaaactcgaaAATGAATCCAACCCATGTTGTGGTAGGCGTCACATACGGAGCCGAAGCCTATTGCGTCCTGACGTTGGAGTCGGACGAAAACGTTCGAAAAGATACCGAAGAGTATCTGTCCAAAATTGCAAGCAAAATGGAGGAGGCGTTGGACCACTATCTCGAACTCGGCGACTTTAAGGAACAGTTTGATAAGAAAGATAAGATCCAACTGAGTCGCGTAAAATGTCGCCTGTATGCCGATTTCCAAACTCCTGCTCTCCGCGAGTGCGGAGTCTTTGAAGCCTACAAACAATGCTTCAAGCTTATCCAGAAAGTGCAAAGTACGGACGCCACAAACAACGAATCCATTCCGATCGCCATCTTTCTTTGCCCTCTTAAAGCTATCATGGGAAACGTCGATGGTAAACGCTTCGAATATCACGACGTCGATCCAGAACTGGTGGCACGTTGCGGCCGGATTTGGAACGAACTGGATCGAATCTGCGCGAAATCGGCTGCATTTCGCGTTGTCAACAAAAGAGCCGATAAAGCATCATTCCTTCAATTCGAAGAGGGTATCGCTAAGTACAAAGCACTCGTGGAAAAGAGTTTGAAAAACGGCGTCACGAAAGCGCGAGAAACTGGACAGCAAGACGAAATTGAAAAGGTCATCAACATCGCCGAAAAGCACTCGATTTTCAGTCCATCTCGTTTGGAAGAATGGCTCCAATACCAGCAAGCCGAGTGCGAGATGTACGAGAAGATCGGCAGTATGACCAACATCGTTTGTTTGTCAAGCAACGAACTGGAAATGGAACTGAAAAATTCGATTGACGCTGAATATGCGCTGGTACTCGGCGTTCCATTATTGAACGAGCGGATGAACAGTACACTATCGGCCATGAAGAACTACGTCGCTTCCGAATTTATGCCCATAAGAGAATATTCAAATGGCGACGCAGACTGCGACGGCAGCGTAGATTTCTGGAACGGCATCCAACGGAAGCAGAAGCACGTATTCGCCAAAATCCGCGAGTTTACCCAACACGTCGAAAAGAATAAGCACCTAGAGGACACCGTGCAATTCTTGATTGAACTCGGTCAATCGGCCGAAGAATTCCGCTGTCGCTACTCCGTTTACGAAAACGAATGTTTACTTAATGGCAACTTGAACAAATTGCCCGGTTCCCCTACTGGCCTACGCATTCGCGCCCCGAAAACGCGTACTGTCAGGAAAACAGGTTCTACGTACCCCATCGATCTCGAGTGGGACTACGAAGACCTCGGTTTTCCGTGTTACTTCTTGGTAGAATATCGGCTGGATGGGAACAAGGATGAAGATTGGACGCAACGGAAGACGGCCAAATCCGGTGAGACCCAACTGGCAATCACCTACAAAAGTGGATCGGCGATGACGATCCGTGTGGCGGCTGACACTTGCATCGGTCGAAGTGAATTCAGCCAAGTGGTCGACACAATAACAATGCGGGAACTtgacgaagatgaagaggcGATAACTGAAAAGGGAATTTTGGATTCGGAAGCGGATACTAGCGTCACCGCCAACGATCATGCGGAAATGGATCGGGTCAGTCAGGCTGAACCTGCAGCGACAAATGTGTTAACGAGTCAACAGCcaatagaaaatcaaaatactgAACCTATTTTGCAGCCTACGTCTCGTGTCTTCACGTGCGACACGTCACGTGAAGGTTGGAAGGCGCCTGACTCTACCAGCATGGCAAAGCATGAGGAAACTTTGCTACGTATGGACagtgacgaagatgaagaagatcTGGAAAAGGGAGACGACGGTGAGGAAttacaagaagaagagaaaacaaggaCTAAGGCGATCGAGCAATTCGTCACTGAGATGGTGGTGCTAGAAAGCGGATTTCAAGTGGGCGACTTGTACGACTATTGCAGCGATCGCATCTTGACAG GCAGTCGGAAGTATGTGGAGTCGAGCAAAATAGGATCGGGTATTAAAGTGGCAAACAACTTCAGTCTGGAATTTGAATGCTGCGATTCAAGTTCCATGAGCAACAAGGTGGAAAATATGGGCCTTGATGAGCACTTCCAGGCCAGCTACATGGCCGGACTCATCGAAAAGCCTCGCAGTAGCAGTAAGTACCTGAGCAACTGTTGCAGCTCATCACAAGCAGCGCAAGTCCTCAAATTCCGGGTCAAATCAAAAGTGGTGCGATTAGATTTGCAGAATCTTGCGATTCAAGACGTTGCGCATCTCAATGACttaagcgaaaaaagaaactcgtcGAAATGGAAAACTAACCCAACTCATATTGTGGTGAGCGTCACTTACGGAGCCGAAGCCTATTGCGTCCTAACGTACGGTCTCAAAGACGCAGAGACAGACGACGATTCTCGTGAAGAGGCTGAACAATGTCTGTCCCAAATCGCAAATAAAATGAGGGACGCGTtggatgaaaaacaaaatttatccGAGTTCAAGCAACAGTTTGACGTGAAAGAGAGAACTCAGCTGGCTGGTATCAAATGTAACCTGTACACCGATTTGCAAACTACAATTGTAAAGGATTGCAGCGTCTTTGACGCTTATAAAAATTGCCTCAAGTTCATCCAGCAAGTCGAGAAGACTGGCATCGGAAACAACAAATCCATTCCGATAGCTGTGTCTCTTTGCCCTCTTCAAGCCATCATGGGGCAAGCTGAGGAAGACCAGTTCAAATATCACGACGTCGATCCAGAACTGATCAATCGTTGTGTCTCTATTTGGGACGAATTAGACAAAATCTGTGCGACATCCGTTGCCATTCGCGGTGTCCAGAAAAAAGTCGGTAACACTTCATTGCGTCAGTTTGAAGAGGCCGTTGGTAAATACAAATCTTTCATGCAAACGAGTTTGAAAAATCGCTTACGGAAAGCGCGAGAAACTGGACAGCaaagtgaaatagaaaaagtggCCAACATCGTCGAAAACCACGTGATTTTCAAGCCGTCGCATTTAGAACGTTGGCTCCTCTGCAAAAAGGAAGAGTTCAATCTGCACGaaaaaatcagcaaaatgGCAAAGAACGTTCGGTTAACAAGCGAAAAGCAACTAGAGAAAGAAATTGGAAAAGCCTATGAAACAAAATACGCCATGGTTCTTAGTCTCCCTTCTCTGGACGAACGGACGAACACAATCCTTCAAGCGATGAACGAATACACTGATTCATATAACACACTGGTAGCAAACGATGACGGCGATAACGAAACGAACGATgatgaggaagaagagagCAACATGCCATGGAACcagcaaaagcaaaagtaTGTCCTCTCCAAAGTTCGTGAGTTTGCTGAAcacgtggaaaaaaataagcatcTAGAAAACAAAGTCCAATTCTTCGTGACTTTCTGTGAGACGGGCAAAGCCGAAGCAGGATGTTCCTACTCCGTGTATGACACTAGTAGCCTACAAAAGGACAATATGAGCCAATTGCCCGAACCCCCAACAGGTTTGCGGATTTATGTGCCGAAAACGAGTAACCCTGCCAGAAAAAACATCGCATTGGCGTGGGACTATGCAGATCTCGGCTTCCCCTGCCATTTTCTAGTGGAATATCGATCGTGCGATGGTAACGATGAACCTTGGACGCAGAAGAGAACAACAACGCAGGGCGAAAAGCAGGTTACTATCCCCTACAAAACGGAATCAGCGATAGAATTCCGCGTTGCAGCTGACACTTGCATCGGTCGAAGTGAGTTCAGTCAAGTATTCAACAACGAGGCCGCGTCGGACGCTGACGATGATGAGGAAGCCAATTTAGACACCATCTCGATGTACTCGGAAGAAGGAACTATCAACGTTAGACAACGTTCCGAATTGAACAGAACTGCCGCTTCATTGCAAACCAACCGGTCATCGACGCAAAATGTAAGACCTGTGTTAAAACCTCCGACTGATGTGGAGGTTGAAACGGTCACGCCGAGCACAGCAGAACTGGGATGGACTGGAACTCGAAACAAGGGCGTCTCTTATCGGGTTCGCTATTGGCAATACGGACAGGATGAATCGCAAGCTAGTGAACTGCAAATCGCTGACGGTGAAACCGGCTGTCGGCTGGAACGTCTCCAGCCCGAAACGACATACTGCGTCAATATCGTGGCCGTTTCAAACGGCGGACAGGAGATGAGTGAGCCTAGTGAGACAGTCAACCTAATGACCGTACAAGAACACGTCCGTTTCGCTGAAACTATGGCCAAGCGTTTTAAGCCAATCGGTGTTAGAAACGGGATTGAACTCCTTCCCGTTCCACTTGCCAAATCAACTCGATCCAATTCCATCGTGGAGCGTTTCGTCTTTGGTAAGGAAGGTGGCGGTGCAAAAAGTGTACTACAGAAAACGATTCTGGTGATGGGAGCCACTGGTGCGGGCAAGACGACGCTCATCAACGGAATGATCAATTATATTTTCAACGTTGAATGGCAAGACCCGTATCGATTTCAGCTCATTGGCGAGCAACTGGTCGGCAATTCGCAGAGCCAAAGTCAGACCAGCGGTATCACGGCCTACGACATCTATCACGCCGAAGGATTTCGTATCGATTACTCGCTGACGATCGTCGATACACCAGGCTACGGTGACACTAAAGGCCTCGACCGCGACAAGGAAATCACGGAAATGATTCGCAAGTTTTTCGAGGACAAAAACGGCATCCAAAATGTGGACATCATTGGTTTTGTAGCACAAGCTTCGTTGCCTCGCTTGACGCCCACCCAAATGTACATCTTCGACTCTGTgctttccatttttggtaatGATGTTAAGGAAAACATCGACTTTTTGTTGACGTTTGCCGACGGCCAGAGCCCACCTATTCTGACCGCTATAAAACAGGCCGAGCTACCCTACCCAAAGGAACCTGATACCGAGATGCCACGCCATCACAAATTCAATAATTCCGGTTTCTTCTGCTCCAACCGCGAATCCGGAAGTGATGCCAGCAGCACCAGCGACAAATTTAACAACTTTTTTTGGCGGATGGGCATGGATAATTTCAAGCGCTTCTTCGCCACGTTAGCCTCGATGAAATCGAAATCGCTTTCGTTAACTAAACAAGTTCTGGAGGAGAGAAGGCGACTGGAAGCGACGGTGCAGGGGCTTCAACCCCTAATCAAACACGGTTTGACTAAAATGGAGGAGATGAGAAAAACGAAGCAAATCATCGCAAACAGTCAGGCGCAGATTGACGCCAATCAAAATGTCACGATCGAGGTGGAGGTCAACGAAGCCGTGGAAGTCAAGTACACCGACGGTTGTCTAACCAACTGCAACAAATGCCACTACACATGTCACATCCCGTGTTATTTGGGAAATACTGATAAGAAGCTCAACTGCGCAGCTATGGATCACTCAATGCCGGAAGCAAATCGATCGTGTACCGTTTGTCCGCAAAAGTGTATCTGGAACCTGCACGAAAATCAACCGTACAAGTGGGAGTACGAAAAGCGGAAGAAGACCACTACATCAGACGCCATCAAAGCAAAGTACGAAGCggaattgaaaaagaagttgacGGCCACCCAACTAGTTGAAGTTTTGGAAAAGGATGTTAAGAAAAACGACGAGATTATGTTGCAACGGGTCGATACTGTTACGCGTTGCATCCGCCGACTTGACGAGATCGCCTTAAGGCCGAATCCGTTCTCAACTCCGCAGTACATCGACTTGATTATCGACGCCGAGCAGAACGAAAAACGTCAAGGCTACAAAGAGAGGATCGAGAGTTTGAAGAAATTGCGCCACATGGCTGTTGTTACAACCAAGATTAAGAATAAGGAAAATCTAATAAGCCCGGATGGAAGAGACGATTACGAGGCCCAGGCGGACAACGATGAAGAGGGCGGCAATGACACCTTGGCGTTGCAGAGCGCACAAACCGACAAATCACCATTACAGAAATTTGCAAAGTTCTTGCCTTTTCGAAAGtaa